In a genomic window of Pseudomonas mohnii:
- a CDS encoding enoyl-CoA hydratase/isomerase family protein, whose amino-acid sequence MTTHDSLLSQVEAGVAWITLNRTAQRNALDIPTLKSLHALLDTYNADPAVRVVVLTGSGRSFCAGADLDEWAEAEARGALETYGWTETAHALMTRLHSLEKPTIAAINGTAVGAGMDLTLCCDLRIAGQSARFKAGYTSMAYSPDAGASWHLPRLIGAEQAKRLLFLDELWGADRALAAGLVGEVCADDQLQAVASELATRLAAGPTFAFAQTKKLMREGADRSLPEQLQAELAAGLLCGRSEDGSEALRAAMEKRPARFIGR is encoded by the coding sequence ATGACTACTCACGATTCTCTGCTCAGTCAGGTCGAAGCAGGCGTTGCCTGGATCACCCTCAATCGCACGGCTCAGCGCAATGCGCTGGACATCCCGACGCTGAAAAGCCTTCACGCCTTGCTCGACACCTACAACGCTGATCCAGCGGTACGCGTGGTGGTATTGACCGGTAGCGGTCGCAGTTTCTGCGCCGGTGCCGACCTCGATGAGTGGGCCGAGGCCGAAGCCCGTGGCGCGCTGGAAACCTACGGCTGGACCGAAACCGCCCATGCCCTGATGACCCGCTTGCACAGCCTGGAAAAGCCGACCATTGCCGCCATCAATGGCACCGCCGTCGGTGCCGGGATGGACCTGACCCTGTGCTGCGACCTGCGCATTGCCGGGCAGTCGGCACGCTTCAAGGCCGGCTACACCAGCATGGCCTACTCGCCGGACGCCGGCGCCAGTTGGCACCTGCCACGCCTGATCGGCGCCGAACAAGCCAAGCGCCTGTTGTTCCTCGACGAACTGTGGGGGGCCGATCGCGCCCTGGCCGCCGGGCTTGTCGGTGAAGTCTGCGCCGACGATCAATTGCAGGCCGTGGCCAGCGAGCTCGCCACACGCCTGGCCGCCGGGCCGACCTTCGCTTTTGCCCAGACCAAAAAACTCATGCGCGAAGGCGCCGACCGCAGCCTGCCCGAGCAGTTGCAAGCAGAACTTGCCGCCGGCCTGCTCTGCGGGCGCAGCGAAGACGGCAGCGAAGCGCTGCGCGCCGCCATGGAAAAACGCCCGGCACGCTTTATCGGTCGCTAA
- a CDS encoding acetate--CoA ligase family protein: MSQTIRDNLKRMLAPRHVAFVGGRSMARALKRCAEGGYPGQMWLVNPQHESLEGVPCVRSVADLPCGPDAVFIATNRDLTLTCVAELAAIGTGGAICYASGFAETGAEGLALQQQLLEAAGDMALLGPNCYGLLDYLHSCALWPVAHGGKAVEKGVAVLTQSGNFAYNLSMSDRSLPVAYMASVGNQAQLGVAELMDVLLDEPRVTAIGLHLEGLKNVPGFARAAHKALEKGVPIIALKTGVSQIGAELALSHTSSLSGSDALYDALFARLGVIRVSGPVSFVETLKAAACGNLPAGNSLIALACSGGDAGLIADYAERNELALPKLDAGQTGELAQVLPSYANLVNPLDFTTAIWGDGEALNRMLDSALRTEADAAMLVLDYPAEFTGERKECDLLLDLYCKALVRHGKTGFVTSAFPELLPAHARERLHEQGVAALQGVEDGLSAWGRIANYQRNRQALLALGESALVPLCPQALQGEGRLLNEWDSKQALREFGLPTPNGVLSSPDRALQDANALGYPLVLKAVSAQLPHKTEAGAVALNLKDDAALSAALEKMHASIAAYAPGVAFDQLLLEPMAKPPLAELIVGIKRENDFGLALVIGAGGILVELLKDSRSLLLPTTDGAIRQALLSLRSAALLQGFRGREAADLDALVTAIRAVADYACENAAQLLELDVNPLLVGAQGTTAVDALIRLGHE; this comes from the coding sequence ATGTCCCAGACTATTCGTGACAACCTCAAACGCATGCTCGCGCCGCGCCACGTCGCGTTCGTTGGCGGCCGCAGCATGGCCCGCGCCCTCAAGCGTTGCGCCGAAGGCGGCTACCCAGGACAGATGTGGCTGGTCAACCCGCAACACGAGAGCCTCGAAGGCGTGCCTTGTGTGCGCAGCGTGGCCGACCTGCCGTGCGGCCCGGACGCGGTGTTCATCGCGACCAACCGCGACCTGACCCTGACCTGCGTGGCCGAACTGGCCGCCATCGGCACCGGCGGCGCGATTTGCTATGCCTCGGGTTTTGCCGAAACCGGCGCCGAAGGCCTGGCCCTGCAACAGCAACTGCTCGAAGCTGCCGGCGACATGGCTTTGCTCGGCCCCAACTGCTACGGCCTGCTCGACTACCTGCACAGTTGCGCGCTTTGGCCGGTGGCCCATGGCGGCAAAGCGGTGGAGAAGGGCGTGGCGGTGCTGACCCAGAGCGGCAACTTTGCCTACAACCTGTCCATGAGCGACCGCTCGCTGCCCGTGGCTTACATGGCTTCGGTCGGTAACCAGGCGCAACTGGGCGTGGCCGAATTGATGGACGTGCTGCTCGATGAGCCACGGGTCACCGCCATCGGCCTGCACCTGGAAGGTTTGAAGAACGTACCGGGGTTCGCCCGCGCCGCGCACAAGGCGCTGGAAAAGGGCGTACCGATCATCGCCTTGAAAACGGGCGTGTCGCAGATCGGCGCCGAGCTGGCCCTGAGTCACACCAGTTCGCTCTCCGGCTCCGATGCGCTGTACGACGCGCTGTTTGCACGCCTGGGCGTGATCCGCGTCAGTGGCCCGGTAAGCTTCGTCGAAACCTTGAAAGCTGCCGCCTGCGGCAACCTGCCGGCGGGCAACAGCCTGATCGCCCTGGCCTGTTCCGGGGGCGACGCCGGGCTGATCGCCGACTACGCCGAACGCAATGAATTGGCGCTGCCCAAGCTCGACGCCGGTCAAACCGGCGAACTGGCGCAAGTGCTGCCGAGCTACGCCAACCTGGTCAACCCGCTGGATTTCACCACGGCGATCTGGGGCGATGGCGAGGCACTGAACCGCATGCTCGACAGCGCCCTGCGCACCGAAGCCGATGCCGCGATGCTGGTGCTCGACTACCCGGCCGAGTTCACCGGCGAACGCAAGGAATGCGACCTGCTGCTGGACCTGTATTGCAAAGCGCTGGTGCGCCACGGCAAGACCGGTTTCGTCACCTCGGCCTTCCCCGAGTTGCTGCCGGCCCATGCTCGCGAACGCCTGCATGAGCAGGGCGTGGCGGCATTGCAGGGCGTTGAAGACGGCCTGTCAGCCTGGGGGCGCATCGCCAATTACCAGCGTAACCGTCAGGCCTTGTTGGCCCTGGGTGAGTCGGCGCTGGTGCCGCTGTGCCCGCAAGCGCTGCAAGGCGAGGGTCGTTTGCTCAACGAATGGGATTCCAAGCAAGCCTTGCGCGAATTCGGCCTGCCCACCCCCAACGGTGTGCTGAGTTCCCCGGACCGCGCACTGCAGGACGCCAACGCCCTGGGTTATCCGCTGGTGCTCAAAGCGGTCAGCGCCCAGCTACCGCACAAAACCGAGGCCGGCGCCGTGGCGCTGAACCTCAAGGACGACGCGGCACTGAGCGCGGCACTGGAAAAAATGCACGCCAGCATTGCCGCGTACGCACCCGGGGTGGCGTTCGATCAGTTGCTGCTGGAGCCAATGGCCAAGCCGCCACTGGCCGAACTGATCGTCGGCATCAAGCGTGAAAACGACTTCGGCCTGGCGCTGGTCATTGGCGCTGGCGGCATTCTGGTGGAACTGCTCAAGGACAGTCGCAGCCTGTTGCTGCCGACCACCGACGGGGCCATACGCCAGGCCTTGCTGAGCCTGCGCAGCGCGGCATTGCTGCAAGGTTTCCGTGGTCGCGAAGCGGCGGATCTCGACGCGCTGGTGACGGCGATCCGTGCCGTGGCCGACTACGCCTGCGAAAACGCCGCGCAACTGCTCGAACTCGATGTGAACCCATTGTTGGTCGGTGCCCAGGGCACGACCGCGGTCGATGCGTTGATTCGCCTCGGCCATGAATGA
- a CDS encoding pyridoxal phosphate-dependent aminotransferase, with amino-acid sequence MRFSDLTQRIAGDGAAAWDIHYRALAMMEQGKDILLLSVGDPDFDTPQPIVQGAIDSLLSGNTHYAEVRGKRALREAIAKRQRQRSGQLVSADQVTVLAGAQCALFSVAQCVLNPGDEVIVAEPMYVTYEAVFGACGAKVVPVPVRSENGFRVLPEDVAARITPRTRALALNSPHNPSGASLPRSTWEALAELCIAHDLWLISDEVYSELLFEGEHVSPASLPGMAERTATLNSLSKSHAMTGWRVGWVVAPLSLSAHLENLALCMLYGSPDFIQDAAVVALESQLPELEAMREAYRQRRDLVCESLADCPGVRALKPDGGMFVMVDIRETGLSAQAFADRLLDRHGVSVLAGEAFGPSAAGHIRLGLVVGAAPLRDACQRIARCAQELMEAQVHA; translated from the coding sequence ATGCGCTTTTCCGATCTGACTCAACGCATCGCCGGTGACGGCGCCGCCGCCTGGGATATTCACTACCGTGCACTGGCCATGATGGAGCAGGGCAAGGACATTTTGCTGCTGTCGGTCGGCGACCCCGATTTCGATACGCCACAACCCATCGTCCAGGGCGCTATCGACAGCCTGTTGTCCGGCAACACCCACTACGCGGAGGTGCGCGGCAAGCGTGCCCTGCGTGAAGCCATCGCCAAACGCCAGCGGCAACGCAGTGGTCAGTTGGTCTCGGCCGATCAGGTCACGGTACTGGCCGGGGCGCAGTGCGCGTTGTTCAGCGTGGCCCAGTGCGTGCTCAATCCCGGCGATGAAGTGATCGTCGCCGAGCCGATGTACGTCACCTACGAAGCCGTGTTCGGTGCTTGTGGGGCCAAGGTCGTGCCGGTACCGGTGCGTTCGGAAAACGGCTTTCGCGTCCTGCCAGAAGACGTCGCCGCCCGCATCACGCCACGTACACGCGCATTGGCGCTGAACAGCCCGCACAACCCGTCGGGCGCGAGCCTGCCACGCAGCACTTGGGAGGCCTTGGCCGAACTGTGCATCGCCCACGATCTGTGGCTGATTTCCGATGAGGTCTACAGCGAGCTGCTGTTTGAAGGCGAACACGTCAGCCCGGCGAGTCTGCCGGGCATGGCCGAGCGCACCGCGACCCTCAATAGCCTGTCGAAATCCCACGCCATGACCGGTTGGCGCGTGGGTTGGGTGGTGGCGCCGCTGTCTTTGTCCGCGCATCTGGAAAACCTGGCGCTGTGCATGCTCTACGGCTCGCCGGACTTTATCCAGGACGCCGCAGTGGTCGCATTGGAAAGCCAGTTGCCGGAACTGGAGGCCATGCGCGAAGCCTATCGTCAGCGCCGTGATCTGGTGTGCGAAAGCCTGGCCGATTGCCCCGGCGTGCGTGCGCTGAAGCCCGATGGCGGCATGTTCGTGATGGTCGATATCCGCGAAACCGGCCTCAGCGCCCAGGCATTTGCCGACCGTCTGCTCGATCGCCACGGCGTGTCGGTGCTGGCCGGCGAAGCCTTTGGCCCGAGCGCCGCCGGACACATTCGCCTCGGGTTGGTGGTGGGGGCGGCGCCGTTGCGCGATGCCTGCCAGCGCATCGCCCGTTGCGCCCAGGAATTGATGGAGGCTCAGGTTCATGCTTGA
- a CDS encoding acyl-CoA dehydrogenase family protein, whose protein sequence is MNFQLTQEQEMLVDSVRSFVEKELLPYETEVDRADEVSPELAAQIRGKAIAAGFYAFNMPEEVGGGGLDYLSQALIERELSKVSWALHVFVARPSKILMACTGDQINDYLLPCIQGEKIDCFALTEPGAGSDANAIKTRAVRDGDDFVLNGSKHFISHAGHADFAIVFAVTDTYEHNGKKRNAVTSFLVDRNTPGMTIRRGPKCVSNRGYHTFEMFFDDCRVPASKVLGEVGKGWDVANAWLTAGRVMVAANCVGQAQRALDVSLQWAADRKQFGQPIGTYQGVSFKLADMATQIRAAELLTLHTAWKMDQGTMTDGEAGMAKLFASEVLGRAADEAVQIFGGMGLMDEGPVERIWRNARIERIWEGTSEIQRHIISRELLRPLLR, encoded by the coding sequence ATGAATTTCCAACTGACCCAAGAACAAGAAATGTTGGTGGACTCGGTACGCAGCTTCGTCGAGAAGGAACTGCTGCCCTATGAAACCGAGGTCGATCGCGCCGACGAAGTCTCCCCGGAGCTCGCCGCGCAGATTCGCGGCAAGGCCATTGCCGCGGGCTTCTACGCCTTCAACATGCCCGAAGAGGTCGGTGGTGGCGGTCTGGACTACCTGTCCCAGGCGCTGATCGAGCGTGAGCTGTCGAAAGTCTCCTGGGCACTGCACGTGTTCGTCGCACGGCCTTCGAAAATTCTTATGGCCTGCACCGGCGACCAGATCAACGATTACCTGTTGCCGTGCATCCAGGGCGAGAAGATCGACTGCTTTGCCCTGACCGAACCGGGTGCCGGTTCCGATGCCAACGCAATCAAGACCCGCGCCGTGCGTGACGGTGACGACTTCGTCCTCAATGGCAGCAAGCACTTCATCAGCCACGCCGGCCACGCCGATTTCGCCATCGTCTTCGCCGTCACCGACACCTACGAGCACAACGGCAAGAAGCGCAACGCCGTGACCTCGTTCCTGGTCGATCGCAACACCCCGGGCATGACCATCCGCCGTGGTCCCAAGTGCGTGAGCAACCGTGGTTACCACACCTTCGAAATGTTTTTCGACGACTGCCGCGTACCGGCCTCCAAGGTGCTCGGTGAAGTCGGCAAGGGCTGGGACGTGGCCAACGCCTGGCTGACCGCCGGACGGGTGATGGTGGCGGCCAACTGCGTCGGCCAGGCGCAACGGGCGCTGGACGTCTCGCTGCAATGGGCGGCGGACCGCAAGCAATTCGGCCAGCCCATCGGTACCTATCAGGGCGTGTCGTTCAAGTTGGCGGACATGGCCACGCAAATTCGCGCGGCGGAACTGCTGACCCTGCACACCGCGTGGAAGATGGACCAGGGCACCATGACCGATGGCGAGGCCGGCATGGCCAAGCTGTTTGCCAGCGAAGTACTGGGTCGTGCGGCCGATGAAGCGGTGCAGATTTTCGGCGGCATGGGCCTGATGGACGAAGGTCCGGTGGAGCGCATCTGGCGTAACGCGCGGATCGAACGGATCTGGGAAGGCACGTCGGAAATCCAGCGCCACATCATTTCCCGCGAGCTGCTGCGGCCGCTGCTGCGCTGA
- a CDS encoding aldehyde dehydrogenase family protein, translating to MLDHKALFIDGRWQTPSGRGIAEVINPATEEIAGRVPLGDERDVDNAVAAARRAFGPWSQAPSSVRAGYIRALAEQLRARADEMAAVITTELGMPVQWCRSVQVDGPIIGLEQYIGLAGLMDEVREVGNSLVVREAVGVCAFINPWNYPLHQLIGKLAPALAAGCTVVVKPSQETPLHAFLLAQMIEDIGLPAGVFNLVSGPGSKVGEALARHPDVDMVSFTGSTGAGVRVAQAAAPSVKRVCLELGGKSPLLIAEDADLAAAVRYGVQDVMINSGQTCTALTRMLLPASRYAEALQIALEETLSLRMGDPLDPQSFLGPMCSPGQRRTVEDYIRLGQSEGARLLCGGDSAPDFERGHYVRPTLFADVDNRMRIAQEEIFGPVLCLIPYADEAQAIQIANDSPFGLSSGVWAGSSERALQLGRQLRAGQCFLNGAAFNYQAPFGGYKQSGNGREWGEEGLNEFAEVKAIQV from the coding sequence ATGCTTGATCACAAGGCACTGTTTATTGATGGACGCTGGCAAACCCCGTCGGGGCGAGGCATCGCCGAGGTCATCAACCCGGCCACCGAAGAAATCGCCGGCCGCGTGCCCCTGGGTGATGAGCGGGATGTCGACAACGCCGTCGCCGCTGCCCGTCGGGCCTTCGGGCCCTGGTCGCAGGCGCCGTCCAGCGTGCGCGCCGGTTATATCCGGGCGCTGGCCGAGCAATTGCGCGCCCGTGCCGATGAAATGGCCGCAGTGATTACCACTGAACTGGGTATGCCGGTGCAATGGTGCCGTTCGGTGCAGGTCGACGGGCCGATCATTGGCCTGGAGCAGTACATCGGACTCGCCGGTTTGATGGACGAGGTGCGTGAAGTCGGTAACTCGCTGGTGGTCCGCGAAGCCGTGGGTGTGTGCGCGTTCATCAATCCGTGGAATTACCCCCTGCACCAGTTGATCGGCAAACTCGCGCCAGCCTTGGCCGCCGGTTGCACGGTGGTGGTCAAGCCAAGCCAGGAAACGCCGCTGCACGCGTTTCTGCTGGCGCAGATGATCGAGGATATCGGCCTGCCCGCCGGGGTCTTCAACCTGGTCAGCGGGCCGGGTTCCAAGGTGGGTGAGGCTCTGGCCAGGCACCCGGACGTCGACATGGTGTCGTTCACCGGTTCCACCGGCGCTGGCGTGCGCGTTGCACAAGCGGCGGCGCCATCGGTGAAGCGGGTGTGCCTGGAGCTGGGCGGCAAGTCGCCGCTGCTGATTGCCGAGGACGCCGATCTGGCCGCAGCGGTGCGTTACGGCGTACAGGACGTGATGATCAACTCCGGGCAGACCTGCACCGCGCTGACGCGCATGTTGCTGCCGGCCAGCCGTTATGCCGAAGCGCTGCAGATTGCGCTGGAGGAAACCCTGAGCCTGCGCATGGGCGACCCGCTCGATCCGCAGAGTTTTCTCGGCCCGATGTGTTCGCCGGGGCAGCGCCGCACCGTTGAGGATTACATCCGCCTCGGTCAGTCCGAAGGCGCGCGGTTGCTGTGCGGTGGCGATTCGGCGCCGGACTTCGAGCGCGGCCATTACGTTCGCCCGACGCTGTTTGCCGATGTCGACAACCGCATGCGCATTGCCCAGGAAGAAATCTTTGGCCCGGTGCTGTGCCTGATTCCCTATGCGGATGAAGCGCAGGCGATCCAGATCGCCAATGACTCGCCGTTCGGCCTGTCCAGCGGCGTCTGGGCCGGCAGCAGCGAGCGCGCCTTGCAACTGGGTCGGCAACTGCGGGCTGGCCAATGTTTCCTCAATGGCGCGGCCTTCAACTATCAGGCGCCTTTCGGCGGCTACAAACAATCCGGCAACGGACGGGAGTGGGGGGAGGAGGGGCTCAACGAATTCGCCGAAGTGAAGGCGATCCAGGTGTGA
- a CDS encoding 5-guanidino-2-oxopentanoate decarboxylase produces the protein MQSKTLTGGQALVRLLANYGVDTVFGIPGVHTLELYRGLPGSGIRHVLTRHEQGASFMADGYARVSGKPGVCFVITGPGVTNAATGIGQAYADSIPMLVISSVNHTASLGKGWGILHECQDQRAMTAPITAFSAVALTAEDLPELIARAYAVFDSERPRPVHISVPLDVLSAPVARDWSNDVVRRPGRGTPAATALDEAVARLHGAKRPMIIAGGGALNAAQELAELSTRLAAPLFTSVAGKGLLPPDAPLNAGSSLCVEPGWNLIAEADVVLAVGTEMADTDFWRERLPLNAELLRVDIDPRKFNDFYPCAVALHGDAQQTLAAALERLSPDVRDAGAAIAKVAALREAIHAGHGPLQQIHQAILQRIAAELPANAFISTDMTQLAYTGNYAFASEATRSWLHPTGYGTLGYGLPAGIGAKFGAPQRPGLVLVGDGGFLYTAQELATAVEELDSPLVVLLWNNDALGQIRDDMIGLDIEPIGVLPRNPDFAALGRAFGCTVTQPQNLAELQTDLRHGFNRNGVTLIELKHACVR, from the coding sequence ATGCAAAGCAAAACCTTGACCGGTGGCCAGGCGCTGGTGCGCTTGCTGGCCAACTACGGCGTCGACACCGTGTTCGGCATTCCCGGCGTGCACACCCTGGAGCTGTATCGCGGCTTGCCCGGCAGCGGCATTCGGCATGTGCTGACCCGTCATGAGCAGGGCGCCAGCTTCATGGCCGACGGTTATGCGCGGGTCAGCGGCAAACCCGGCGTGTGCTTCGTCATCACCGGCCCCGGCGTGACCAACGCCGCCACCGGCATCGGTCAGGCCTACGCCGACTCGATTCCGATGCTGGTGATTTCCAGCGTCAACCACACGGCCAGCCTCGGCAAGGGCTGGGGCATCCTGCACGAGTGCCAGGACCAGCGCGCCATGACCGCGCCTATCACCGCGTTCTCGGCCGTGGCCCTGACTGCCGAAGACCTGCCGGAATTGATCGCCCGTGCCTATGCGGTGTTCGACAGCGAGCGTCCGCGCCCGGTGCACATCTCGGTGCCGCTGGACGTGCTGTCGGCACCGGTCGCTCGCGACTGGAGCAATGACGTGGTGCGGCGCCCCGGTCGCGGCACCCCCGCAGCCACCGCACTGGACGAGGCGGTCGCCCGGCTGCACGGCGCCAAACGTCCAATGATCATCGCCGGCGGTGGCGCGCTAAATGCTGCACAAGAACTGGCCGAGCTGAGCACCCGACTCGCCGCGCCGCTGTTCACCAGCGTCGCCGGTAAAGGCTTGCTGCCACCGGATGCACCGCTCAATGCCGGTTCGTCGCTGTGCGTGGAGCCGGGCTGGAACCTGATCGCCGAAGCCGACGTGGTACTGGCGGTCGGTACGGAAATGGCCGACACCGATTTCTGGCGCGAACGCCTGCCACTCAACGCCGAACTGCTGCGGGTGGACATCGATCCGCGCAAGTTCAACGACTTCTACCCATGCGCCGTGGCGTTGCACGGCGACGCACAGCAAACCTTGGCCGCCGCACTCGAACGCCTGTCGCCGGATGTCCGCGACGCCGGTGCCGCGATTGCCAAAGTGGCGGCACTGCGTGAAGCCATCCACGCCGGTCATGGCCCGTTGCAGCAGATCCATCAGGCGATCCTGCAGCGCATCGCCGCCGAACTGCCGGCCAACGCCTTCATCAGCACCGACATGACCCAACTGGCCTACACCGGCAATTACGCCTTCGCCAGTGAGGCCACCCGCAGCTGGTTGCACCCGACCGGCTACGGCACCCTGGGCTACGGCTTGCCGGCCGGTATCGGCGCCAAGTTCGGTGCACCGCAACGACCGGGCCTGGTGCTGGTGGGCGATGGCGGTTTCCTCTACACCGCGCAGGAACTGGCAACGGCGGTCGAGGAGCTGGACAGTCCGCTGGTGGTGTTGCTGTGGAACAACGACGCCCTGGGGCAGATTCGTGACGACATGATCGGGCTGGATATCGAGCCCATCGGCGTGCTGCCGCGCAATCCGGATTTTGCCGCGCTGGGCCGTGCCTTCGGCTGCACCGTGACGCAGCCGCAAAACCTTGCGGAACTGCAAACCGACTTGCGCCACGGCTTCAATCGCAACGGCGTCACCCTGATCGAACTCAAGCATGCCTGCGTTCGCTGA